A stretch of Roseibium porphyridii DNA encodes these proteins:
- a CDS encoding lytic murein transglycosylase yields MRIALFSLFTILFMSVTPALSATCGNGPGGYEAWKQSFIANSSSYGLKERVVKKALQGLTYNKKVVRLDRNQKSFKLSFKQFYAKRVNNAMIKRGQKLGKTYARIFNGIERKYGVPAPVILAIWGLETNYGSFSGNMSVLRSLATLAYDCRRSKFFTNELVNALMIVQRRDMTPAEMKGAWAGEIGQTQFLASSYMKYAVDWDRNGKRDLVRSIPDVLASTANYLQKHGWRRGQPWGPGTANYRVLKKWNKASVYVQTISVMAEKIGS; encoded by the coding sequence ATGCGCATTGCTCTATTCTCTCTCTTTACAATCCTTTTCATGAGCGTCACGCCAGCCTTGAGCGCCACGTGTGGCAATGGGCCGGGTGGCTACGAAGCCTGGAAACAATCCTTCATCGCAAACTCTTCAAGCTATGGTTTGAAAGAGCGTGTCGTGAAGAAGGCACTTCAGGGCCTCACCTACAACAAAAAGGTTGTCCGGCTAGACCGGAACCAGAAGTCATTCAAGCTGAGTTTCAAGCAGTTTTATGCCAAGCGGGTCAACAATGCGATGATCAAGCGCGGGCAGAAGCTGGGCAAGACTTATGCCCGTATCTTCAATGGGATTGAGCGCAAATACGGCGTCCCGGCACCAGTGATCCTGGCGATCTGGGGACTGGAAACCAATTATGGCAGCTTTTCCGGAAACATGTCGGTCCTGCGTTCGTTGGCAACTCTTGCTTACGATTGCAGGCGGTCAAAGTTCTTCACGAACGAGCTTGTGAACGCTTTGATGATTGTTCAACGCCGTGACATGACCCCCGCCGAAATGAAAGGCGCCTGGGCCGGAGAAATCGGTCAGACCCAATTTCTCGCCTCTTCCTACATGAAATACGCAGTCGATTGGGACCGAAATGGCAAGCGGGACCTCGTTCGCTCAATTCCCGATGTACTGGCTTCCACCGCCAACTACCTCCAAAAACACGGTTGGCGCCGCGGTCAACCATGGGGACCTGGAACGGCGAACTATCGGGTTCTGAAGAAGTGGA
- the flgH gene encoding flagellar basal body L-ring protein FlgH: MLSTSHKKMLAGIALAALAAGCSTADQLAEVGKQPSLNAIQDPTTQPGYRPVQMPMPEPQQAHYNPNSLWQSGSRAFFKDQRASQVGDILTVVVTIDDEAQIDNETERSRTEASGAGVGGALGTAIDTIFMPATTAASDLANVNSNSTFQGQGSVDREETLETTIAAVVTQVLPNGNLVIEGRQEVRVNFEVRELIVAGIVRPEDITANNRIASEQIAEARIGYGGRGQITTVQQPRVGNQVLDILLPF, from the coding sequence ATGTTGAGCACTTCTCACAAAAAAATGCTGGCGGGCATTGCGCTCGCCGCCCTCGCCGCAGGCTGCAGCACCGCAGATCAGCTTGCCGAAGTGGGCAAACAGCCCTCGCTGAATGCCATTCAAGACCCAACAACACAGCCTGGCTATCGGCCCGTGCAGATGCCGATGCCTGAACCCCAGCAAGCCCACTACAATCCGAATTCCCTGTGGCAATCCGGCAGCCGGGCGTTTTTCAAGGATCAGCGCGCGAGCCAGGTAGGCGACATTCTCACAGTCGTTGTCACCATCGACGACGAAGCGCAGATCGACAACGAGACCGAACGCAGCCGCACAGAAGCCAGTGGCGCCGGTGTTGGAGGCGCTCTTGGCACCGCAATCGACACAATCTTTATGCCTGCGACCACCGCGGCAAGCGATCTTGCGAACGTGAACAGCAATTCCACATTCCAGGGTCAAGGCAGCGTCGACAGAGAAGAAACCCTCGAGACAACGATCGCAGCCGTCGTGACCCAGGTTCTGCCGAACGGCAACCTGGTAATCGAAGGCCGTCAGGAAGTCAGGGTCAACTTCGAGGTTCGTGAGTTGATCGTTGCCGGCATCGTCAGGCCGGAAGACATCACTGCAAACAACCGCATTGCCAGCGAACAAATTGCTGAAGCCCGCATTGGCTACGGTGGCCGCGGACAGATCACGACGGTTCAGCAACCACGCGTCGGCAATCAGGTTTTGGACATCTTGTTGCCGTTCTAA
- the flgA gene encoding flagellar basal body P-ring formation chaperone FlgA has translation MMKYLKKAIGGFLLVAITSAASLADDRPVLRSQVMTLSEIVTVGDFYSNAGLLASKPLFRSPDMGTSGNVPAQQVADRARAAGLQNAGTDGLRTVVVHRGATTLNRDQLSGLVRSALAARVAGIDPKNLEIKLTQAPDRILADPKVQDPVRVDGFDWSQTTGHFKLRATVAVEHGTEPLILLGTAIEMVHVAALAQPLQREDVLREEDLVTIRMARTKVPSGALIDADSIVGMAARVNLRANVPLARRNFQRPILVDRGEKVTVTFEMPGMKLTSRAKAIDEGAKGDVIDVMNLQSRRIVPATITSRGHVRVHAANPIVASLNSETN, from the coding sequence ATGATGAAATATCTGAAAAAGGCCATCGGCGGCTTTCTACTGGTGGCGATCACCAGCGCCGCATCCTTAGCGGATGACCGCCCGGTGCTGCGCTCTCAGGTCATGACCTTGTCAGAGATCGTGACAGTTGGCGATTTCTATTCAAATGCGGGTCTCCTGGCCTCCAAACCATTGTTCCGGTCTCCAGATATGGGAACATCGGGCAACGTACCGGCTCAGCAGGTTGCTGATCGCGCCCGCGCCGCCGGACTACAGAATGCAGGAACCGATGGCTTGCGCACCGTGGTCGTTCATAGGGGCGCAACCACATTGAACCGCGATCAGCTGTCCGGGCTCGTTCGCTCCGCTCTTGCAGCGCGGGTTGCCGGCATCGATCCGAAAAACCTGGAGATCAAACTGACCCAGGCGCCGGATCGCATTCTTGCTGACCCGAAGGTTCAGGATCCGGTTCGCGTTGATGGCTTCGACTGGTCGCAAACCACAGGACACTTCAAGCTCCGCGCAACAGTGGCTGTGGAACATGGCACCGAACCATTGATCCTTCTTGGGACTGCAATCGAGATGGTGCATGTGGCTGCCCTCGCCCAGCCGTTGCAGCGGGAGGACGTCCTCAGGGAAGAGGATCTGGTCACAATCCGCATGGCAAGAACGAAAGTTCCGTCCGGAGCACTGATCGATGCTGACAGCATTGTCGGGATGGCAGCACGCGTGAACCTGCGCGCCAATGTGCCTCTGGCCCGGAGAAACTTCCAGCGCCCGATCCTCGTGGACCGGGGAGAGAAAGTCACAGTCACTTTCGAAATGCCCGGCATGAAGCTGACCTCACGAGCCAAGGCCATCGATGAAGGCGCAAAAGGTGACGTCATCGATGTGATGAACCTGCAGTCACGGCGCATCGTCCCTGCAACCATCACTTCACGCGGCCACGTACGTGTACATGCCGCCAATCCCATCGTTGCAAGCCTGAACAGCGAGACCAATTGA
- the flgG gene encoding flagellar basal-body rod protein FlgG: MKALHIAATGMKAQELNVEVISNNVANMRTTGFKKQRADFQDLLYQNLRRMGTETSEAGTIVPTGIQIGSGVKLASTARIMSQGSLEQTSKELDVAIRGEGFFQIDLPDGTTAYSRDGSFERDANGQLVTVDGYTINPGITIPENTQDITISNTGVVQGVDQGGNTVQLGQLQLARFVNKAGLEAIGDNLFLETDASGAAENGNPGDQGFGSVQQYFLEMANVDAVTEIADLISAQRAYEMNSQIIQAADEMYSTTTNLR, from the coding sequence ATGAAAGCACTCCATATCGCCGCAACGGGCATGAAGGCCCAGGAACTGAACGTCGAGGTCATCTCGAACAACGTCGCCAACATGCGCACGACCGGCTTCAAGAAACAGCGCGCCGACTTTCAGGACCTTCTCTACCAAAACCTGCGCCGCATGGGCACGGAGACTTCAGAAGCCGGCACGATCGTTCCGACCGGCATTCAGATCGGGTCCGGCGTGAAGCTGGCTTCAACCGCACGCATCATGTCCCAGGGCTCTCTGGAACAGACCAGCAAGGAACTGGACGTTGCCATTCGCGGAGAAGGTTTCTTCCAAATTGATCTTCCGGACGGTACGACCGCCTACTCACGCGACGGCTCCTTTGAGCGCGACGCAAACGGCCAGCTGGTGACCGTTGATGGCTACACGATCAATCCAGGCATTACCATTCCGGAGAACACGCAGGACATCACGATATCCAACACCGGAGTTGTCCAGGGTGTTGACCAGGGCGGCAACACAGTCCAGCTCGGTCAGCTTCAGCTGGCCCGGTTCGTGAACAAGGCCGGTCTGGAAGCCATTGGTGACAACTTGTTCCTCGAAACAGACGCCAGTGGCGCTGCTGAAAATGGAAACCCCGGCGATCAGGGGTTTGGCAGCGTTCAGCAGTATTTTCTTGAAATGGCCAATGTCGACGCTGTGACCGAGATCGCCGACCTGATCTCCGCCCAGCGTGCTTACGAGATGAACTCACAGATCATCCAGGCCGCTGACGAGATGTACTCCACCACCACGAACCTCCGCTAA
- a CDS encoding flagellar hook-basal body complex protein — protein MRNHLDVIANNMANLNTSGFKSQNLHFTEYLMPIAEGSAFEPADQTISYVDMFTTRTDFTPGSIKTTGNDFDLALNSDGFFVVQMPDGTEAYTRSGTFHLDDTGQLVTAGGEPVMTEGGPITFSVEDGGVQITEDGTIATELGIRGKIRVVDFEDVRELEKIGDTLFKGEDAEPVLAPRMVQGAFENSNVYGVTEVTRLVEVTRAYNATSKVVKDLDELRQQAISTLGRFQA, from the coding sequence TTGCGGAATCATCTTGATGTGATCGCCAACAACATGGCGAACCTGAACACATCGGGCTTCAAATCGCAGAACTTGCATTTTACAGAATACCTGATGCCGATCGCCGAAGGGTCCGCCTTCGAGCCGGCGGACCAGACCATATCCTACGTCGATATGTTCACGACGCGGACCGACTTCACACCCGGCTCGATCAAGACGACCGGCAACGACTTTGACCTTGCTTTGAACAGCGACGGTTTTTTCGTTGTGCAGATGCCTGATGGCACTGAAGCCTACACACGCAGCGGCACATTCCATCTCGATGACACCGGGCAACTGGTGACTGCGGGCGGCGAGCCCGTCATGACCGAAGGCGGTCCGATCACCTTCTCCGTTGAAGATGGCGGCGTACAGATCACGGAAGACGGAACAATCGCAACCGAGCTTGGCATTCGTGGCAAGATCCGCGTCGTCGATTTTGAAGATGTACGTGAGCTGGAAAAAATCGGCGACACGCTCTTCAAGGGCGAAGATGCGGAACCTGTTCTGGCACCACGCATGGTTCAGGGTGCTTTCGAAAACTCCAATGTCTATGGCGTCACCGAGGTGACGCGTCTTGTCGAAGTTACCCGCGCCTACAACGCGACTTCAAAAGTTGTCAAAGACCTCGATGAGTTGAGACAGCAAGCCATTTCCACACTCGGCAGATTTCAGGCCTGA
- a CDS encoding flagellar basal body-associated FliL family protein, whose translation MTDENAAADDEGENEAESAGGGKKKLFLFGGIGLVVLLAAGGAAYYFLMGSSAPMVMSGDPESPQAVQKPVVFYDLPEMTVNLATDGRTTYLKVRIALEVENRAMIDQIQPYLPRILDAFQIYLRELRPADLEGSAGLFRLKEELLRRINLSVYPAKVEGVLFKEILVQ comes from the coding sequence ATGACTGATGAAAACGCCGCAGCCGATGACGAAGGCGAGAACGAGGCGGAATCTGCCGGTGGTGGCAAGAAAAAGCTGTTCCTGTTCGGCGGAATCGGTCTGGTCGTTCTGCTGGCTGCAGGCGGTGCCGCATATTACTTCCTGATGGGAAGCAGTGCGCCAATGGTCATGTCGGGTGATCCTGAATCACCGCAGGCCGTGCAAAAGCCGGTTGTCTTTTACGACCTTCCGGAAATGACAGTGAATTTGGCGACTGACGGGCGAACGACCTACCTGAAGGTTCGCATCGCTCTGGAAGTCGAGAATCGGGCAATGATCGATCAGATCCAGCCGTATCTGCCACGCATTCTGGATGCGTTTCAGATCTATCTGCGAGAACTGCGCCCAGCGGACCTGGAAGGGTCTGCCGGTTTGTTTCGTCTGAAGGAAGAATTGCTCAGACGGATCAATTTGTCGGTCTATCCGGCGAAGGTGGAAGGGGTGCTGTTCAAGGAAATCCTTGTTCAGTGA
- the fliM gene encoding flagellar motor switch protein FliM has protein sequence MADAWGAALAEQGAGGDDDEDLAAAWGAALEEQGAGSSDDMAAQWAAMIDDSEPDLENATRGADRVLNQEEIDNLLGFNIEDTIAGDQSGIRALINSAMVSYERLPMLEIVFDRLVRLTTTSLRNFTSDNVEVSLDSISSVRFGDYLNSIPLPAILGVFKAEEWDGFGLITVESSLIYSIIDVLLGGGRGTSAVRVEGRPYTTIETGLVQQMVALILQDAEQAFAPLSPVHFNLERLETNPRFAAISRPANAAILVELRIDMEDRGGSVEIMMPYATLEPIRDLLLQMFMGEKFGRDPIWEGHLATEIHAAEVDIDAVLHETYLPLGRVLSLDVGQTLVFDVEPSDSVTIKCGNIPLTEGTLGKVEDAIAIRVAKNLRKPKMTLAAFERAMQNEMDQP, from the coding sequence ATGGCCGACGCTTGGGGTGCTGCCCTGGCGGAGCAGGGCGCAGGCGGTGACGATGACGAAGATCTCGCCGCAGCCTGGGGCGCTGCTCTAGAGGAGCAGGGAGCCGGCAGTTCCGATGACATGGCAGCCCAATGGGCCGCGATGATCGACGACAGCGAGCCTGATCTGGAAAACGCGACCCGCGGCGCTGACCGTGTGTTGAACCAGGAAGAGATCGACAATCTCCTCGGATTCAACATCGAAGATACAATCGCCGGCGATCAGAGCGGGATCCGTGCACTGATCAATTCGGCGATGGTCTCCTATGAGCGTCTGCCGATGCTGGAAATCGTGTTTGACCGCCTTGTGCGGCTGACCACGACGTCCTTGCGCAATTTCACCTCGGACAACGTCGAAGTTTCACTCGATTCAATCAGTTCCGTACGGTTTGGGGACTATCTCAATTCCATTCCGCTGCCTGCGATTCTTGGCGTATTCAAAGCCGAGGAATGGGACGGCTTTGGATTGATTACCGTTGAATCTAGCCTGATTTACTCGATCATTGACGTTCTTCTGGGCGGCGGTCGCGGAACGTCCGCAGTGCGTGTTGAAGGGCGGCCTTACACCACAATTGAAACCGGCCTCGTTCAGCAGATGGTGGCACTGATCCTTCAGGATGCCGAGCAGGCTTTTGCTCCGTTGTCCCCGGTCCATTTCAATCTGGAGCGGCTTGAGACAAATCCGAGATTTGCGGCCATTTCCCGGCCGGCCAATGCGGCGATCCTCGTGGAATTGCGGATCGACATGGAAGATCGCGGCGGTTCCGTCGAGATCATGATGCCCTATGCAACGCTGGAGCCGATCCGCGATCTGCTGTTGCAGATGTTCATGGGCGAAAAGTTCGGCCGGGATCCGATCTGGGAAGGTCACCTTGCAACGGAAATCCACGCGGCAGAAGTCGACATAGATGCCGTTCTTCACGAGACCTATCTGCCACTTGGCCGCGTGTTGAGTCTGGATGTTGGGCAAACGCTTGTTTTTGATGTTGAACCCTCGGATTCGGTCACCATCAAATGCGGCAATATTCCCTTGACGGAAGGGACGCTTGGAAAAGTGGAAGACGCGATTGCAATCCGTGTCGCAAAGAATTTGCGCAAGCCGAAAATGACCCTGGCTGCTTTCGAGCGTGCCATGCAAAACGAAATGGACCAACCATGA
- a CDS encoding DUF6468 domain-containing protein, which translates to MSTLPLGMIIEGLVAVLLLITIGYCWMLNRRLQRLRADEEVLRATISELMTATEIAERAILGLKTTAADADKTLGSRLKQAETMSSALVSQIGEGEKIFTRITQIAEAARSASPGHAMGGRGEAYPVRAPSEQTQYGGPTPPAYTDPYQAPMAPAAEPERTRNSRASDIRSAAAEATARLEQFRKRNGAAA; encoded by the coding sequence ATGAGCACATTGCCACTCGGAATGATCATCGAAGGGCTGGTCGCCGTACTTTTGCTGATCACGATCGGATACTGCTGGATGCTGAACCGCAGACTGCAGAGGCTTCGCGCCGATGAAGAAGTGCTTCGGGCAACCATTTCCGAACTCATGACGGCAACAGAAATCGCTGAACGGGCAATCCTGGGGCTGAAGACTACGGCGGCCGATGCCGACAAAACCCTTGGTAGCCGCCTGAAACAAGCAGAAACAATGTCCAGTGCGCTGGTCTCGCAGATCGGTGAAGGAGAGAAGATCTTCACCAGGATCACCCAGATTGCCGAAGCTGCGCGTTCCGCAAGTCCCGGTCATGCGATGGGTGGGCGAGGCGAAGCCTATCCGGTGCGCGCTCCGTCAGAGCAAACGCAATATGGCGGGCCTACACCGCCAGCATATACTGATCCATATCAAGCGCCGATGGCGCCGGCGGCTGAGCCGGAACGCACCAGAAACAGCCGAGCTTCGGACATCAGAAGCGCTGCGGCGGAAGCAACAGCGCGTCTTGAACAGTTCCGCAAACGCAACGGTGCCGCTGCATGA
- a CDS encoding MotE family protein — protein MNLRLLPLLGISASALLALKLLGFVAGPESASLPINAALAQETEGAEAENAAADAPAPPAPPGGGTPPDQPVLPDSLEIGGSAAERAVLESLGKRRETLQEQEGQLDLREKLLQATEERIQKRLDELKKLEQRIEKTVGKNKQKEKDEIADLVTMYENMKPKDAARIFNRLSLPILMKVVQQMKPRKMAAILAKMSPEAAEKLTVAIASNSTNVPEPEKQMQAKAPTSDTLPKIPSN, from the coding sequence ATGAACCTGAGATTGCTTCCATTGCTGGGGATCTCTGCAAGTGCTTTGCTTGCGCTCAAGCTTCTCGGGTTTGTCGCGGGACCTGAAAGCGCAAGTCTTCCCATCAATGCCGCGCTTGCTCAGGAGACCGAAGGTGCCGAGGCTGAAAATGCAGCAGCCGATGCACCAGCGCCGCCAGCGCCACCTGGCGGAGGAACCCCTCCGGACCAGCCTGTCTTGCCGGACAGCCTGGAAATCGGTGGCTCAGCAGCCGAGCGAGCAGTACTGGAAAGCCTGGGCAAGCGTCGCGAGACGTTGCAAGAGCAGGAAGGTCAACTTGATCTTCGCGAAAAACTTCTACAGGCGACCGAAGAACGCATACAGAAGCGTCTTGATGAGCTCAAGAAGCTTGAGCAACGCATCGAAAAGACCGTCGGAAAGAATAAGCAAAAAGAAAAGGATGAGATCGCTGACCTTGTGACCATGTATGAAAACATGAAACCCAAGGATGCAGCGCGCATATTCAACCGGCTCAGTCTGCCCATTCTCATGAAGGTCGTTCAACAGATGAAGCCGCGGAAGATGGCGGCGATCCTGGCGAAGATGTCTCCGGAAGCTGCTGAAAAGCTCACTGTGGCGATTGCCAGCAATTCGACGAATGTGCCTGAGCCAGAGAAACAGATGCAGGCAAAGGCTCCAACGAGCGACACGCTCCCAAAAATACCGTCAAATTGA
- a CDS encoding DUF2336 domain-containing protein, translating to MIQEQLEQLARIREPEARSRLIRTLVGEYARSEDHDPSETERELFSRIVLSVFEQLDRSARYELVVRLAKTDRIIPDLADRLAKEDYELSEPVIECSPMISQGELMQIAKAGGNNKRLSVARRQDLSEEITDTLIARSSRNVVNALLENLDAPFSVRGTLALLIFANTEAEILAGIAKRAIKDEEFLETQMHILETNCPLIPAPLKKALESGELKRLASRIDDPEREGDIELDGLLYSRHEASIQIANGELSFDAILRTLFEQDRMDAAIWLISRKINLADDVVADTLKSDADGAILRLMLQTGIDDKTYRDFLKARCGWLDRSSRSIPELVMRYKAELKSPRHTQAAPQLQRAAN from the coding sequence GTGATACAGGAACAACTTGAGCAACTTGCCCGGATACGAGAGCCGGAAGCAAGGTCAAGGCTCATCAGAACGCTCGTTGGCGAATATGCCCGCTCTGAGGATCACGACCCCTCGGAAACGGAGCGTGAACTGTTTTCCCGGATCGTCCTGTCCGTCTTTGAACAACTTGACCGCTCGGCACGATACGAACTTGTCGTTCGGCTTGCCAAAACAGATCGCATCATTCCAGATCTCGCTGACCGTCTGGCAAAAGAAGACTACGAGCTTTCTGAGCCCGTCATTGAATGCTCGCCCATGATCAGTCAGGGAGAGTTGATGCAGATCGCGAAAGCCGGCGGGAACAACAAACGGCTGTCCGTTGCACGACGTCAGGATCTCAGCGAAGAGATCACCGACACATTGATTGCCCGTAGCAGCCGCAATGTGGTCAATGCGCTCCTTGAAAATCTGGATGCCCCTTTCTCCGTACGCGGAACACTGGCGTTGCTCATCTTCGCCAATACAGAGGCGGAAATCCTTGCAGGCATCGCAAAGCGCGCGATCAAGGATGAAGAGTTTCTGGAAACCCAGATGCATATTCTGGAAACCAACTGCCCGCTCATCCCTGCGCCTCTCAAAAAGGCGCTGGAGTCAGGCGAGCTGAAAAGACTGGCGTCCAGGATCGACGATCCGGAACGCGAAGGTGACATTGAACTGGATGGGCTTCTCTATTCCAGGCATGAGGCCAGCATCCAGATAGCCAACGGCGAGCTGTCCTTTGATGCAATCCTGCGAACCTTGTTTGAACAGGACCGCATGGATGCTGCAATCTGGCTGATCAGCCGCAAGATCAATCTGGCAGATGATGTTGTGGCCGACACTCTGAAGTCGGACGCAGACGGCGCAATTCTAAGGCTGATGTTGCAGACAGGCATCGACGACAAAACCTATCGCGATTTCCTGAAAGCAAGATGTGGCTGGCTGGACCGTAGCAGCCGATCTATCCCTGAACTGGTCATGCGATACAAGGCGGAGCTCAAAAGTCCGCGCCATACCCAGGCCGCACCGCAATTGCAACGCGCTGCCAACTAA
- the fliP gene encoding flagellar type III secretion system pore protein FliP (The bacterial flagellar biogenesis protein FliP forms a type III secretion system (T3SS)-type pore required for flagellar assembly.) codes for MLTAVFLAVFAFPAAAQEISVGFGEDATLTERAVQLVILLTILSLAPSILVMVTSFTRIVVVLSLLRSAIGLQTAPPNMVMVSLALFLSAFIMMPTLQAAYEAGVQPMIDGDIEFDQAYERASEPFRDFMLSQVREKDLALFQELSGRDAPESPDDLAMATLIPAFMISELRRAFEIGFLLYLPFLIIDLVIASVLMSMGMMMLPPVVISLPFKLIFFVLVDGWNLVAGSLVKSFGGG; via the coding sequence ATGCTGACGGCCGTATTTTTGGCCGTCTTTGCATTTCCCGCAGCCGCACAAGAAATTTCCGTCGGTTTCGGCGAAGACGCGACACTGACGGAACGCGCCGTTCAGCTGGTCATACTGCTGACCATACTGTCGCTCGCACCATCCATTCTCGTAATGGTCACAAGCTTTACCCGAATTGTCGTTGTGCTGTCGCTGCTGCGGTCGGCAATTGGTCTGCAGACTGCGCCTCCCAACATGGTGATGGTCAGTCTGGCGCTGTTTCTGTCCGCGTTCATCATGATGCCAACATTGCAGGCTGCCTATGAAGCCGGCGTTCAGCCCATGATCGATGGCGACATTGAGTTTGACCAGGCATATGAACGCGCGTCGGAACCTTTCCGGGATTTCATGCTGTCACAGGTCCGCGAAAAGGACCTTGCCCTGTTTCAGGAACTCTCCGGGCGCGATGCACCCGAAAGCCCGGATGATCTTGCGATGGCAACGCTCATTCCTGCTTTCATGATCTCGGAGTTGCGCAGGGCTTTCGAAATCGGGTTCCTGCTTTATCTTCCCTTTCTCATCATCGATCTCGTAATCGCTTCAGTGCTCATGTCCATGGGTATGATGATGTTGCCTCCGGTTGTTATCTCGCTACCCTTCAAGCTGATTTTCTTTGTTCTGGTTGATGGCTGGAACCTGGTTGCCGGCTCTTTGGTGAAGAGTTTCGGGGGCGGTTAG
- a CDS encoding flagellar biosynthetic protein FliO, giving the protein MYNWIESTFNVSGGVTQAIAVVLALAVVLLLFSLFIFILKRLMGARAPQNRSRQPRIAVMDSASVDARRRLILIRRDNIEHLILVGGPSDVVVEQNIVRNSPLPSGRSAGYPAHGGNGQVKGPSAPGPDIPARPDELMPDMEPVPAAPPQARAPLPTPAVSPPISKPASVNEGKAPAASLESKTTTASPTPSLSAQRNPSAPNPAPRSETVSGQNRAADLLKAATQNGFSRSQPPGSEAAATEPTAPAAPTQAPEVKPETSKQAAPSAGKTPTTFKTLARPFSPKDRPSYGTQSITPPASGPAARAKTALVKPVEPQVKTDVTNEASEMPEIEVKLDEPGNTAPSITVIEQSSEDTPEVSVSTDDGSQVTETALLAELVENNTEAADEMSSHEVQNNDQESAEKTDASETVTAQASDNELSTDVPPVETPGEAAQTHDIKLEMDDLIEPVVEAKSDDQVQEQSQSLDTLRAIKEPKEPATGPAVAPVRPAPKPTQGLGDKNPIEDEMAKILDELGGQPN; this is encoded by the coding sequence ATGTACAATTGGATTGAATCGACTTTCAACGTGAGCGGAGGCGTTACGCAGGCAATTGCCGTCGTGCTCGCTCTCGCAGTCGTTTTGCTGCTGTTCAGTCTCTTTATTTTCATCTTGAAACGACTGATGGGTGCACGAGCCCCGCAGAACCGGAGCAGGCAACCCCGGATCGCGGTCATGGACAGCGCAAGCGTCGATGCACGCCGTCGCTTGATCCTAATCCGGAGAGACAATATCGAACACCTGATACTGGTCGGTGGTCCAAGCGATGTCGTAGTAGAACAGAATATCGTCCGCAACAGTCCGCTTCCGAGCGGCCGATCCGCCGGGTATCCTGCCCATGGCGGAAACGGTCAGGTCAAGGGACCAAGCGCACCGGGGCCAGACATACCGGCAAGACCCGACGAACTGATGCCTGACATGGAGCCGGTTCCTGCAGCACCGCCTCAGGCGCGAGCCCCTCTTCCAACACCGGCAGTCTCGCCTCCGATATCCAAACCGGCCAGCGTCAATGAAGGCAAGGCCCCAGCAGCATCCTTGGAAAGCAAGACGACGACCGCGTCGCCAACGCCATCGCTTTCGGCTCAACGAAACCCTTCTGCGCCTAACCCAGCACCCAGATCAGAAACCGTATCAGGCCAGAACCGCGCGGCCGACCTGCTCAAGGCGGCGACGCAAAACGGTTTTTCCCGGTCGCAGCCCCCTGGAAGCGAAGCAGCAGCGACGGAACCAACGGCTCCGGCAGCCCCCACTCAAGCGCCAGAAGTTAAACCTGAGACCTCGAAACAAGCCGCACCTTCCGCCGGAAAGACCCCGACAACTTTCAAGACACTGGCGCGCCCGTTTTCGCCAAAGGACAGGCCATCCTACGGCACCCAGTCGATTACACCGCCTGCATCTGGTCCGGCTGCACGAGCAAAAACAGCGTTGGTCAAACCGGTAGAGCCGCAAGTAAAGACCGACGTAACAAACGAAGCGTCGGAGATGCCCGAAATCGAAGTCAAATTAGATGAACCGGGAAACACTGCTCCTTCGATCACCGTAATCGAACAGAGTTCAGAAGATACACCTGAAGTTTCTGTGTCGACCGATGACGGCAGCCAGGTCACGGAAACGGCACTCCTCGCAGAGCTTGTTGAGAACAACACCGAAGCAGCTGATGAGATGTCATCGCATGAAGTTCAAAACAATGATCAGGAATCCGCTGAGAAGACCGATGCGTCTGAGACGGTGACTGCGCAAGCATCGGATAATGAGCTTTCGACAGACGTGCCACCTGTTGAAACCCCCGGTGAAGCGGCACAGACGCATGACATCAAACTGGAAATGGATGACCTGATTGAACCGGTCGTTGAGGCAAAGAGTGACGACCAGGTTCAGGAACAGTCCCAGAGCCTGGACACGCTGCGGGCAATCAAGGAACCAAAAGAGCCGGCGACCGGCCCTGCCGTCGCGCCTGTAAGGCCGGCACCAAAACCCACGCAAGGACTTGGCGACAAAAATCCGATCGAAGACGAGATGGCTAAAATTCTCGATGAACTGGGCGGACAGCCGAATTGA